Genomic segment of uncultured Methanobrevibacter sp.:
AAAGTGGGGTAGGTGTGGAAAACCGTCTAGGTGCTAGCGCTGATAATGAAATTCTTGCATCTACTATACAATTTACAGAAAGCAAATATTCCACTTACTTTAATTCAAATGGAAATATCATCGCTGGAAAACTAAAAGCTGGAGACACTTTAGACTTTTCAGGAAAGTTCACAGATAAAATGTTTATAATCAATATTCCTTTGATTATAACCAGTACAAAAGGCACAGCACAGTTTACCAATTGTGGATTTAGCTTTATAAATGGTTCAAGTGGTTCAAGCATTTCCAATTTAAAAATGAACAATTCTGTTGCTGACAGACCACTTATTGCAGCATCTGATGTAAGTGATATGGAAATTTATAATAATGACCTATTTGCTTCCGGTAGGGGCTCTCATCCTATGGCCTTTTCAAGAGTAAATAGATTGCATATTTATAGAAACACTCTCCAAACCACTGGTTATGTACAGGGTTGGGGACATCCATCCGCTATGGTCTTAAATAATGCAGGGTCTTGTAATATCACACAAAATACAGTAATAACCAATGATTCAAATGGTATTTATTTCAGTGGATATACTGCAAATACTGGAATGGGTGCTGGAGGAGATGCAGCAAGTTATTCTAATTACATTGTAAATAATACAGTTTCTTCCATTAGACCTCTACCTTCATCATTTGTTTATGCTATTCAAGTGATGAGTAGTTATAATTTTATTATTAACAATACAATTTATAATGTATATAGAGGAATTTCCACTACTGGTTCCAATAATCAAATAATCGGAAATAACATATCAGGAATACATGGAGCTTATTATAGTCAGACTACAGTAGAGCAAGGTGGGGAAGCTGCAATAATTTCAGGTTCAAATTCCATAGTCAAAGAAAACATTATTAGTAACTGTCTTTTCAGTCCAGATATAAAAGGGGCTGCTATAAATGTCAATAAGAATTCTCTTGTAAGTGGTAATGTTATTCAAAATTGTTCTGGTATGGGTATCGTATTAACTGGGGGCAATATTACTCTCAATGGTAATAATTTAAATGTCACAGGATATGGGTTATTAGCTGAAGGAAACATTGCTAATGTTGAAATGGAGTTAAATGTCATAGATTCCAGTGATCAACATTCAATTCATTTGGCAAGAACTTCAAGAAATGATTTCCCTCATGACTTTATCATCCAAAACAACACTCTTTACAGTAATGCGGAAGAAGCTATTTATATGGATGATGTGTGTACAAATATATTGAGAGGTAACAATATTATCATTGGTGAGTCTGGAAGTCATATAGTTGATGAAAATAATACCCATATAATTAATGAAAAGAATTTTTATAATTATTTTTCACTTACAGGTTCATTCAATAAAAGAGTTAATGAAGATGACACTATAATATTTGTAGGTAACTTTTCAAGTAAAGGAAAATTAAATATTAATAAAAAAGTCATTATTCAAGGTGTAAATGCAGTATTTGAAGATACAACATTCCTTATTTCAGAAGTTGATGGTTTAATTTTTGAAAACATTAACATTACAAACCCTAATAAAAAACTATCTGATCGCTTATGGGGTATTCAAATAAGCAAATCTAATAATGTAACTATTAAAGATTGTAATATTTCCATTTACGATCCTTATTCAGCATTTGCAGTTTATGTATTGGATTCCAATGATTGCAAAGTAATCAATAACAGTTTAGAAGCAAAAGGTGATTACTTCACAGTAGCTTTATTCTCATTTAATTCCACCAATCTTTTGATTGATGGAAATTCCATCAAAACCATTGGTCCTGGTGAAACTTACCTTTGCAACAACAGAAGCTGTTTAAACATTTTGGTTCAAGGTGTAACAATCTGTCCAGATGGAACCATTATCTGCCCAGATGGAACAACATATAGTCCTGGCGATTATGAGGTTTGCACTGACGGCACAATCATTTGTCCGGATGGAACAACTATCTGCACTGATGGAACTACTATTTGTGCTGATGGTACTCAAATTTGTGCAGACGGAACCATGATTTGTGCTGATGGTACTCAAATCTGTACCGATGGAACCATTATCTGTGCAGATGGAACACAATATGCTCCTGGACAATACACTACCTGTGCTGATGGTTCAATAATTTGTCCAGATGGAAAAGTAATTTGTATTAATGGAACTATATATTCTCCAGAAGAATGCGAAAATCTCACAAATGGTGAAATCCGTTGCCCTGATGGCACTGTCCTTTGTCCAGACGGAACTGTTTTATGCACTGATGGATCTACTATCTGTCCTGATGGAAGAACAATTTGCGCTGATGGAACCATTATCTGTGCAGACAGGTATAAAATTTGCACTAATGGTTCAATAATTTGTCCTGATGGAACAACAATTGCTTCTGGTGATTACAATAATGAAAGTGGCGTAATTACCCTTCCAGATAATACTGTCATTTATGAAAATGGAACTGTTATTTGCTCTGACGGCACAGTAATCTGTCCTGATGGCACTGGTGGCTCAGGATTATTGGATGGAGTTATTCCAGGAACCCATATGATTTCTGGCCTATTTAGAACATATGGTGCTTTATTTGTACATTCATCTAATATCAATTTCATAAACAATAATGTTAATGTAAGCTCAACCCTTGATCCTTTCTATAAGTTAAATGAGTCTTGCAACACTATTGCAGGAGTATTCATTCATTATGGAGGATTCAACAATACTATTGCAAACAATAACATTACACTTGTTTCAAATGACCCAGTCATTTATGCTATAGGTATTGTTGGTGCAAGTTCAAACAGCACTGCAATTGGTTCTAAAAACAATTCCTTCATTGACAATAATGTTTTCATCAAAGGACCATACCATGGTGTTGGAATCTATTTAGGAAATAAAGCGATCAATTCAACATTTGCAAACAGTTTTGTAATCTCTGCAGTCAATGTGCATGAAATCGTAAACCGCACCCTTGTGGAAAATGATGAGAACGTTATTGATGGAAATACATTTGAGATAATCCCTCCTCATCATACTGCTTTAACTGTTTCAAGTGCTTCATATAAATGGAATAATGGAAATAAATACGTTTCAATTACCCTTAAGGACATTAATGGTACATTGATTCCTAACCAAAGCATAGTTATAACAGTTGATGGCAAGAATTACACTGGCGTTACTGATGCAAATGGTGTAGCTAAAATCAAGGTTACAATAAGCAAAGTTGGTGCTTTTGACGTTGTTGCATACTTCAATGGCGAAGGAAACTACATTGCTTCAACCAGCAAAGGAAAACTCACTTTAACCAAAGACAGCACAAGCTTGACTTCAGCTAGCAAGACTTATACAGTCACTACCACTTCAAAAACCATCGCAGTGACCTTAAAGGGTGGAAGTGGAAATGTAATTGCAAATAGAAAAGTCACAGCAACAGTAAATGGAAAGACCTACACTGCAACAACCAATTCAAAAGGTGTAGCTACTTTCAAATTGACTTTAAAAACAGTAAAAACTTTTACTGTATCACTTAAGTTTGCAGGAGACAGCTATTACACAGCTAGCACCAAATCCATAAAAGTTAAGGTAACCAAAACAAAAACCAAATTGACTGTTCCTAAAAAGACCTATAAAAGGACTGCAAAAGTCAAGAAATTAACTGCAACCTTAAAGGATCAAACAGGAAAGGTCATCAAATCCAAAAAGGTTACTTTCACTGTCAACGGCAAGAAATACACTGCAAAAACCAATAAGAAAGGTGTAGCTACTGTAAAGGTTAAACTCTCTAGAAAGAAAACCTATAAGGTTACAGTTAAATTTGCTGGTGACAAGACTTACTATGCAGTTAAAAAGACAGGTAAAGTTGTAATAAAATAGATTCAAATCAATTTAGGAAGGCAGCTGCCTTTCTAAATGATTTTTTATTTCAAATTTAAATATTTTTTTAATTATTTTATTTTTATGGTGATTTAATGATAAATATTGGAAATGCTTTGATTTTTGCAGATGAAGCTGCCTTTCAGGGATCAAATAATGGCTTGTTTGCATTTTTCTCAAATACTAATGGTACTGGATTTCCTATACTGGATAGTTCATTGACTGCTATTACTCAGGCATTACAGATACCTGTAATCATTCTTTTAATAGCATTTTTAGTATTCGCTGTATATACTTTAGGAAAGCTTCTATCAGAACACCTTTCTCGTAAGAAAGTACCTGTTAGTTTAATCAAAGAAATGATTTACTCAATCTATGATGCGGAGTCTGCTGAAGATATTAAAAATGTGGTTAATAATGCAGATATTCAAAAGTCTCAAAAGAAGATCTTATCTGTACTGGCAGAGTCAGAGCATCTTGGTAAAAAGTCAAGGGAAACCCTAGCTCGTAGATTGATAGATAATGAAGAGGATAAGATTGCACAGAACCTCAACAAGACTGACATTGTCACTAAGATTGGTCCAACCCTTGGATTGATGGGTACTTTAATCCCTATGGGTCCAGGTCTTGCAGCATTAGGTACCGGTGATGTAACCACACTTGCAAGTGCGATTACAATTGCATTCAATACAACAGTTATTGGTATTGGAGCTGGTGCTATTGCATACTTTGCATCTAAATTAAGACGTAGATGGTTTGGTGAATACCTTGCTAACTTGGATGCATTGATGGATGCGATTTTAGATAATATTGACAAGAGAGATGAGAGACTTAAATAGTCACTGAAGTGATTGAAAATTATACAATATAATTTTGAAAACAATAATTTTTCTTAATTGTTTTTAGAAAACAAGCTTTTATATTGTATACAATATATTTAAAAAATTTTACAATAGATTAGAATTCATATGGTTTAAAATTTGAAAATTTAATAAGGATTTCATATATTTTGGTGATTGTTATGGCTCGTCGTCGAGGAAAAGGACGTTTTGACAGTGAGGAAGAAGACCCTATGGCAGGAACAGCTAACCTTGTAGATGCAATGTTGGTTATAGCTGTAGGCTTGCTTGTATTCTTAGTGCTTGCTTGGAATATGCAAAGCGTTTTATTCAATGACCAATTGACTCAGGAACAGAAGGAAAAGGTCATGGAAGCCATGAATCAGGAAGTGACTGAGGTTCAAGAGGGACAGATATTAAATGAAACTCCAGATACAAGCAATCAGACTGGACAAGGCTATACTGAGATGGGTAAGGTTTATAAGGATCCATCTACGGGTAAGTTGATTATGGTTCAGAATAAGACTAATTAACCTTTCTTCTTTTTTTATTTTTTTAATATTTTTTTTAATATTTTTTATTTTATATTTTGACTTTTTTTATTCATTATATTTTATTTTAATAGCTATTGATTTTTTAATTCATTATTTATACTAGAAGAAATAAATTAATTTTAATGGTAAGCCGAAGACAGCTGCTGGTTTTATAACTAGGGAAACTCCGCACATCATATAGACTGTAAAGTTGAAAGACTTATGCTGAGAAGTATGACTCTGGAGCAGAAACGACACGGCCTTTGATGGATGACAATGATGCTTGACTGATGGACATTAAAGGAATCGGTGAAACGGCCAATCTACAGGATGCAAGAACAAATATGCTGATGACCTCTAAGGGAAGCAGAGTAGTTCGCTAAGATGAATGCTGTATAAAACAGAATGTGGGTTACTCTCGGCAGACCATTACCCTTCTATTATTTTTATTTCTTTTTTTATTTTGATCTTATTTTATCTATTATTTAGGTCATTCCAAAGTTCAATTATTTTTTGAGCGATGTATTCTATTTCTTCTTTTGTATGGGTAGCTATAACAGTTAATCTTAATCTGCTCATATCTTTAGGAACTGATGGTGGTCTGATGGATGATACTAAAATTCCCTCTTTTTCTAGCTTCTTAGAGAACCTGTTTGCCAAATCAGCAGGGCCTATGATGATTGGTATGATTGGTGTTTCTCCATCCACCACATTTAATCCTGAATCATTAAGGAGTTTTCTCATAAGGCCTGTATTTTCATTTAAATTGGATAAATATTCTTCACTATTCTCTTTCAATAAGTTTAAGGCAGCATTTGCACTAGCTATTGTAGCTGGAGAAAGTGCTGTTGAGAATATGAAAGGTCTTGATTTGTTTATAAGATAATCTATGTAGACTTGCTTTCCACAAACGAATCCTCCTTCTGATGCAAGTGCCTTGCTTAAGGTTCCTATTTGCAAATCAACAGATTCAGTTAAGTCAATTCCAGTCTTGTCCTTATAGTATTCAACTGTTCCTTTTCCAGTTTTACCGATTACTCCAGTTGCATGTGCCTCATCGATTATAAGAGTGCAGCTGTATTTATTAGCTATTTCTACAAGCTCTGGAAGCGGAGCAATGTCTCCGTCCATGCTGAATACTCCATCGCTTACAATAAAGAGATTTCCATCATTATTTGATTCAATCTCATCTAAAATAAGATTCTCAAGGTCTTTTGTATCCTTATGTTTGTAGACTCTGACTTTAGCTTTAGAGATTCTTGTTCCATCTATAATGCTTGCATGATTCAATTGATCAGAGAATATGACATCATTTTCTTTTGTAAGAGCATAAATTACTCCTAGATTAGTCATATATCCTGTATTAAAAATAAGTGTAGATTCAACGTTTTTAAACTCTGAGATATTGTTTTCAAGCTCTCTTGCCTCAAAAGAAGCCCCTGTAGTTAGTCTTGAACCAGTTGAACCGGTTCCATATTCATTAGCTTCCATTGATGCCTTAATGACTTGTGGATGATGGGTTAATCCTAAGTAATTATTGGTTCCAAAGACAAGATATTCCTTATTATTCTTGTCAATTGCTTTAGTTGAGCTAATAAATCTTAAATCATCTACTGTTCTTGTAAGATCATTGTTTTCAAGTTCTTCCAATTCTTTTTGAAGTTCCTTTTCAAGTTTTTGATTCATTTTTTCAGCTCTTTAGGTTATTCAATTAAAACGACTTGTTTTTCCAAGTAATCTATTAAATCATCCAATGTATAATCATCATCCAATAGGTTTGTATCCACAAAGAAGATTCTTCCCCCTATTGTATTTCCTTTATCTTTCATGAGAGATATTCTGTTATAAGTTGTTTCATTAGAGATGTATCCTGTTAGATAGTTTGGATCATCAGACCAGCATAGTTCAGCTATTATTCCCTTGCAGCTTGTAACCTTTGAAGCAAGAACCAATGCCTCATTAAAGTGTATTCCAGGAATGTCCTCTTCATTGACATCATTTGCAGGATTGATCTTATCAATCTTATCATATTCAAAATTATCTGCAAAACCCATTCCTGTAGCTCTAACGCCTCTTGAGCCTCTATCATCCAGTCTATTTCCATTATCCTTATCTATGAGTATTGCTCCATGCATGCTGTCTTGAAGCTTTAAGAGAGAGTCAATTCCATTTTCAATAGCTATTTCTTCCACATCGCTTTCTTTAAGAAGTTCTTTAGCTAATTCCAATCCTTCCTCTTTTGATTTCACATCAAATTCCTTTATTGATAATTGAGGAATGTAAACAATGTCTTCTTCATTCACTTTTTGAATTTTTATATTGATAAAGTCTACACTGCCTTTTTCATGATTTAGAGCCCTTTGATACATTCTGATTATTTCATCCTCAATCTCATCCTCTCTTAAAATACGTTCAGCACCGGATATATGTTTTCCTCCCTTTTCATGAGGGCCACCTTTTGAAGAACGCATTTTTATATTGTACAACATATTTTCGCCTAGATTTATAATAATTTTTATCTTGCAGTTTACTATAATTTATTTGTTTTTCATCCAATATTAAGTTTTTATAAATTTGATTTTTTGCATAGATTTTTTATTCAATTTAATTAATTTTAGATACATTTAAAATAAGGCTTCACCGAATTAAGTATAATCTAATTAATCATAAATATATTTAAATTGAATTATTTTTTAAAAAATATATTTTAAATTAATAGTATCTACATAGGTTAATATAAATTTTTAATTTTAGTTAAATTTTAAAAAAATATCTAAGTTCAAAATAAGAAAAATAAGAAAAATAATAGAAATTAGAAAAAATTTTAAAAAAAGAAAATAAGAAAAAAAGGAATTATTTAAGGATTGTTTATAGCATCTTTTACCTTGTCAAAGATTCCCTTTTTATAGACTTTAATTTCGTCGCCACTGATTTCTCCAAATTGAATCAAGAGTTTTTTCTGTTCTTTGGAGAGCTTTTGTGGAACAACCACTGTAATGTTTACATAAAGGTTACCTTTTCCTGCACGTCTCATGTAAGGCATACCTTGATCCCTTAATCTGAATGTGGTTCCGCTTTGGGTTCCAGGTGGAATCTTAAGCTCGACTTCCCCATTGATTGTTGGAATGTCTACAGTGTCACCTAAACTTGCTTGGACGAAACTGATTTGCTTTTCATAGTAGAGGTTTGCACCATCCCTTTCAAAGTATTCGTGTCTTTTAATGTAAATCTCAACGTAAAGATCTCCATTTCCACCGCCAACATCTCCAACATTACCTTCACCGGAGACTCTTAAGCGGTTTCCATTTTCAACACCTGCTGGGATTTTGATGTTAAGGGTTTTGCTTTCCTTAATGGTTCCTCTACCTTTACAGTTGTGACATGGCTCCTTGATGATTTTACCGGTACCATTACATTCGCCACATTGCACTACATTCATCACTTGTCCAAATAGGCTTTGTCTGATTTGTTTTCTTTGACCGGTACCTCCACAGACAGGACAGGTTTCAACTTCACTTCCAGGTTCCGCTTTTGAACCTTCACAGACTGGGCAGAATACATCGTGTCTTACAGTGACTTCCTTATCAGCACCATTAGCTGCTTCCTCTAAGGTGATTTCGACTTCAGTGTAGATGTCGCTTCCTCTTCTTGGACCTGTACTGCGAGACCTTGATCTTCCAGTACCAAATCCGAATAAGTCGAAGATGTCTTCTATTCCGCCTCCTCCAAATCCTTGGAAGATGTCTTCAAAGTTTACATTTCTAAAGATATCCTCGTTAGAGAAGCCTTCCATACCTGCATGACCGAATTGGTCATATCTTTGTCTTTTCTCTTCATCAGATAAAACAGCATAAGCTTCACTGATTTCCTTGAATTTTTCAGTAGCTTCCTCTTTCTTATCATCTTCCACAACGTCAGGATGGTATTTTCTAGCTAATTTACGATAAGCCTTTTTAATCTCTTTCTCATCAGCGGTTTTGTCCACTCCGAGAACTTCATAATAGTCACGCTTCTCTGCCATTTCGTCACCTATAAACATTAATTGTAATTGATTATTTAAGAATTCATGATTTTTTTTAATGAGTCATATTATTTTAAAAATAGTATTGAACTATTAATTAAAATTTAATTAAATTACCTAATCATTACTTAATCAGCAATTTTTCTCAGTAATTTTTTCTTAAAATAAAATAATTTAATTAAATTTTAACTAATGATAAGTTACTAAATTAATTATTAGTTAATTTTAATATTTAAACTTAATTTAATTTGCACTAGTTTTTGATTCTTTCATTTATTCTCAATATAATAATTTTTTAATAAAAAGAATTCTTTAGACATTAAAAGGTTGTAAGTGGCTAAGAAAAATCAAGGAGGAATGTCTAAAAGAATTCAATTTATTATTTCTATTTTTTGAGAGGTTATAAGTAAATATGACAAATCAAAAAATAAATAGATTAAAAGTTATTATTAAAATATTTTAATAATTTTTTTAATCTACTGCTAATTTTGATTCAAATTATTTTTTC
This window contains:
- a CDS encoding Ig-like domain-containing protein, whose product is MNSNKFIPMLGLLILLILAIGSVSASEVDSDSIIGDSDANIDLTAETAINEIDDSSIDDEVNTGGIIANDNESISDNVGSIDGVESGVGVENRLGASADNEILASTIQFTESKYSTYFNSNGNIIAGKLKAGDTLDFSGKFTDKMFIINIPLIITSTKGTAQFTNCGFSFINGSSGSSISNLKMNNSVADRPLIAASDVSDMEIYNNDLFASGRGSHPMAFSRVNRLHIYRNTLQTTGYVQGWGHPSAMVLNNAGSCNITQNTVITNDSNGIYFSGYTANTGMGAGGDAASYSNYIVNNTVSSIRPLPSSFVYAIQVMSSYNFIINNTIYNVYRGISTTGSNNQIIGNNISGIHGAYYSQTTVEQGGEAAIISGSNSIVKENIISNCLFSPDIKGAAINVNKNSLVSGNVIQNCSGMGIVLTGGNITLNGNNLNVTGYGLLAEGNIANVEMELNVIDSSDQHSIHLARTSRNDFPHDFIIQNNTLYSNAEEAIYMDDVCTNILRGNNIIIGESGSHIVDENNTHIINEKNFYNYFSLTGSFNKRVNEDDTIIFVGNFSSKGKLNINKKVIIQGVNAVFEDTTFLISEVDGLIFENINITNPNKKLSDRLWGIQISKSNNVTIKDCNISIYDPYSAFAVYVLDSNDCKVINNSLEAKGDYFTVALFSFNSTNLLIDGNSIKTIGPGETYLCNNRSCLNILVQGVTICPDGTIICPDGTTYSPGDYEVCTDGTIICPDGTTICTDGTTICADGTQICADGTMICADGTQICTDGTIICADGTQYAPGQYTTCADGSIICPDGKVICINGTIYSPEECENLTNGEIRCPDGTVLCPDGTVLCTDGSTICPDGRTICADGTIICADRYKICTNGSIICPDGTTIASGDYNNESGVITLPDNTVIYENGTVICSDGTVICPDGTGGSGLLDGVIPGTHMISGLFRTYGALFVHSSNINFINNNVNVSSTLDPFYKLNESCNTIAGVFIHYGGFNNTIANNNITLVSNDPVIYAIGIVGASSNSTAIGSKNNSFIDNNVFIKGPYHGVGIYLGNKAINSTFANSFVISAVNVHEIVNRTLVENDENVIDGNTFEIIPPHHTALTVSSASYKWNNGNKYVSITLKDINGTLIPNQSIVITVDGKNYTGVTDANGVAKIKVTISKVGAFDVVAYFNGEGNYIASTSKGKLTLTKDSTSLTSASKTYTVTTTSKTIAVTLKGGSGNVIANRKVTATVNGKTYTATTNSKGVATFKLTLKTVKTFTVSLKFAGDSYYTASTKSIKVKVTKTKTKLTVPKKTYKRTAKVKKLTATLKDQTGKVIKSKKVTFTVNGKKYTAKTNKKGVATVKVKLSRKKTYKVTVKFAGDKTYYAVKKTGKVVIK
- a CDS encoding MotA/TolQ/ExbB proton channel family protein; the protein is MINIGNALIFADEAAFQGSNNGLFAFFSNTNGTGFPILDSSLTAITQALQIPVIILLIAFLVFAVYTLGKLLSEHLSRKKVPVSLIKEMIYSIYDAESAEDIKNVVNNADIQKSQKKILSVLAESEHLGKKSRETLARRLIDNEEDKIAQNLNKTDIVTKIGPTLGLMGTLIPMGPGLAALGTGDVTTLASAITIAFNTTVIGIGAGAIAYFASKLRRRWFGEYLANLDALMDAILDNIDKRDERLK
- a CDS encoding DUF2149 domain-containing protein, translating into MARRRGKGRFDSEEEDPMAGTANLVDAMLVIAVGLLVFLVLAWNMQSVLFNDQLTQEQKEKVMEAMNQEVTEVQEGQILNETPDTSNQTGQGYTEMGKVYKDPSTGKLIMVQNKTN
- a CDS encoding aminotransferase class I/II-fold pyridoxal phosphate-dependent enzyme encodes the protein MNQKLEKELQKELEELENNDLTRTVDDLRFISSTKAIDKNNKEYLVFGTNNYLGLTHHPQVIKASMEANEYGTGSTGSRLTTGASFEARELENNISEFKNVESTLIFNTGYMTNLGVIYALTKENDVIFSDQLNHASIIDGTRISKAKVRVYKHKDTKDLENLILDEIESNNDGNLFIVSDGVFSMDGDIAPLPELVEIANKYSCTLIIDEAHATGVIGKTGKGTVEYYKDKTGIDLTESVDLQIGTLSKALASEGGFVCGKQVYIDYLINKSRPFIFSTALSPATIASANAALNLLKENSEEYLSNLNENTGLMRKLLNDSGLNVVDGETPIIPIIIGPADLANRFSKKLEKEGILVSSIRPPSVPKDMSRLRLTVIATHTKEEIEYIAQKIIELWNDLNNR
- a CDS encoding 6-carboxyhexanoate--CoA ligase, whose product is MLYNIKMRSSKGGPHEKGGKHISGAERILREDEIEDEIIRMYQRALNHEKGSVDFINIKIQKVNEEDIVYIPQLSIKEFDVKSKEEGLELAKELLKESDVEEIAIENGIDSLLKLQDSMHGAILIDKDNGNRLDDRGSRGVRATGMGFADNFEYDKIDKINPANDVNEEDIPGIHFNEALVLASKVTSCKGIIAELCWSDDPNYLTGYISNETTYNRISLMKDKGNTIGGRIFFVDTNLLDDDYTLDDLIDYLEKQVVLIE
- the dnaJ gene encoding molecular chaperone DnaJ yields the protein MAEKRDYYEVLGVDKTADEKEIKKAYRKLARKYHPDVVEDDKKEEATEKFKEISEAYAVLSDEEKRQRYDQFGHAGMEGFSNEDIFRNVNFEDIFQGFGGGGIEDIFDLFGFGTGRSRSRSTGPRRGSDIYTEVEITLEEAANGADKEVTVRHDVFCPVCEGSKAEPGSEVETCPVCGGTGQRKQIRQSLFGQVMNVVQCGECNGTGKIIKEPCHNCKGRGTIKESKTLNIKIPAGVENGNRLRVSGEGNVGDVGGGNGDLYVEIYIKRHEYFERDGANLYYEKQISFVQASLGDTVDIPTINGEVELKIPPGTQSGTTFRLRDQGMPYMRRAGKGNLYVNITVVVPQKLSKEQKKLLIQFGEISGDEIKVYKKGIFDKVKDAINNP